A segment of the Streptomyces sp. Tu 2975 genome:
GCTGGGCGCGCAGTCGTTCTCGGGCGCGGCGTCGGTCCTCGCGGTGCTGCGGGAGGCGTCGCCGATCGTGACCGCGCTGCTGATCGCGGGTGCGGGCGGCACGGCGATCTGCGCCGATCTCGGAGCGCGCAAGATCCGCGAGGAGATCGACGCGATGCAGGTGCTGGGCATCGACCCGATCCACCGGCTGGTCGTGCCGCGGGTGCTGGCCACGATGCTGGTGGCGGTGCTGCTCAACGGCCTGGTGTCGGTGGTCGGGGTGGCCGGCGGCTACTTCTTCAACGTGGTGCTCCAGAACGGCACCCCCGGCGCCTACTTGGCTTCGTTCACCACGCTCGCCCAGCTCTCCGACCTGTGGGCGGCGGAGCTCAAGGCCCTGGTGTTCGGGGCGATCGCGGCGATCGTCGCCTCGTACAAGGGGCTGACCGCGAAGGGCGGCCCGAAGGGCGTCGGCGACGCGGTGAACCAGTCGGTGGTGATCACCTTCATGTTGCTGTTCGTGACGAACTTCGTGATGACCGCCGTGTACTTCCAGATCGTTCCGCAGAGGGGCTGAGCGATGCCGCTGATGAATCGTCTGCTGCCGCCGCAGCTCGAGGAGCTGGGCAGGCAGCTGGTCTTCTACGGCCGTTCGCTGGCCTGGACCGGCCGGACGCTGCGCCGCTACAAGAAGGAGACCCTGCGGCTGCTCGCGGAGGTGAGCTTCGGGCGCGGTGCGCTCGCCGTCGTCGGCGGGACCGTCGGGGTGATCGCGTTCCTGTCGTTCTTCACCGGCACCGAGGTCGGCCTCCAGGGCTACGCGGCGCTCAACCAGCTCGGCACGTCGAACTTCGTGGCGTTCCTCTCCGCGTACTTCAACACCCGGGAGATCGCGCCGCTGGTGGCGGGCCTGGCGCTGTCCGCGACGGTCGGCGCCGGGTTCACCGCGCAGCTGGGAGCGATGCGGATCAGCGAGGAGACCGACGCGCTCGAGGTGATGGGCGTCCCGTCGCTGCCGTTCCTGGTGACGACCCGGATGATCGCCGGTTTCGTCGCGGTGATCCCGCTGTACGTGGTGGGCCTGCTGTCCTCGTACTTCGCGGCCCGCACGATCACCACCGGCTACTACGGGCAGTCGGCCGGCACCTACGACCACTACTTCCAGCAGTACCTGCCACCGGTCGACGTCCTGTGGTCCTTCGGCAAGGTGATCGTCTTCGCCGTCGTGATCATCCTGGTGCACTGCTACTACGGCTACTACGCGAGCGGTGGACCGGCCGGTGTCGGGGTCGCCGTGGGCCGCGCGGTGCGCACATCGATCGTGGCGATCAACCTTCTCGACTTCTTTCTCAGCCTGGCGATCTGGGGCGCCAACACGACCGTACGGATAGCGGGGTAGGGCCGATGAGCATGAAGGGAAGCGCCGCGGCGAACGCCGGTCGGCTGCGGCTGTACGGGCTGGTGTTCCTCGCCGTCATCGCGCTGCTGCTGTCGCTCTCCGTGGCCACGTACCAGCAGGTGTTCACCTCGGTCGTGCGCATCACGCTGGAGGCGGACACACTGGGCAACCAGCTCGACCCGCGGGCCGACGTCAAGATGCGCGGGCTGCTCGTCGGCGAGGTCCGCGAGGTGCGGGCCGACGGGGAGAAGGCGACGCTCGACATCGCGCTGAAGCCGGAGCACGTGTCACGCATCCCGGCCGACGTGCACGCCCGGCTGCTGCCGAAGACTCTGTTCGGCGAGAAGTTCGTCGACCTGGTGGTGCCGAGCGGCTCCTCGGGCCGGCACATCCGGGCCGGTGACGTCATCACCCAGGACCGCACCCGGGCCGGCATCGAGGTGCAGCATCTGATGAACGACCTGCTGCCGCTGCTGCGCACCGTGCGGCCCGCCGACCTCAACGCGACGCTGCACGCCTTTTCCACCGCGCTGGAGGGGCGCGGAGACCGTATCGGCGACAACCTCGTCCGGCTGGAACGCTATCTGAGCGAGCTCAACCCCCATATGCCCTCCCTTCAGGAGGACATCTCCCGCTTCGCCGACGTCGCAGAGGTCTACGGGGACGCGGCACCGGACCTGATGAACATCCTGCGCAACTCCGTCACCACGAGCCGCACGATCGTGGAGAAGCGCGAGCAACTGGCCGCTGCCCTGACGGGGACGGCGAAGGCCGCCGGCACGGCGGAGAAGTTCTTCGACGCCAACGGTGAGCGCCTGATCACCCTGGGCCGTGTCTCCCGCCCCACCCTCGACCTCTTCGCCCGCTACTCGCCCGAGTACCCGTGTCTCCTGGCCGGCCTCGAGCGCCAGAGCAGGGAGTCGGAGAAGGCGTTCGCGGGCGGCGAGATGCGCATCACCCTCGAATTCGTCCACCCGCGACCCGCGTACGAACCCGGTGAGGAACCGCGCTATGCCGAGCGCTCCGGCCCCGACTGCAGAAACGTCCCCGACCCCCGGTGCCGGCGGGTCACACCAAGCTCGACGACGGGACGAAGGAGGTCTCCGCAGGGGGACCGCCCGGAGCCGGACCGGTCTCCGCGACGGCGGCCGAGCAGCGGGCCGTCGGCTCGCTGGTCGCGCCGGTCCTCGGGGTCCCTGCCGACCGGGTGCCCGCGGTGGCGACGCTGCTGTTCGGGCCCATGGCCCGTGGGACGGCGGTGAGTGTGGCATGAAGGCTTCACGAGCCACCGCGACCGCGGCACCGCTGGTCAAGTTCCTTCTCTTCGCCGCGGTGACGATCCTCGCGACGACGCTGCTCGCGGCGACGATCGTCAATATCTCCTTCACCCCTGAGCACACCTACCGTGCGGTGTTCAGCGATGTCACCAGCCTGGAGGAGGGCGACGACATCCGCGTCGCCGGCGTCCGCGTCGGCGAGGTGCAGGACATCCGCATCAAGGACCGGACGCTGGCGGAGGTCACCTTCTCCGTCACCCGCGACCGGCCGCTGCTGACCAGCACCGGTGCGGTCATCCGCTACCGCAGCCTGGTCGGGCAGCGCTACGTGGCGCTCACCGAGGGCGCGGGCGACGGGACGAGGCTCAAGCCCGGCGACACGATCCCGCTGGCCAGGACGCAGCCGGCGCTCGACCTGAACGCACTGCTCGGCGGCTTCAAGCCGCTGTTCGCGGCGCTCAGCCCGAAGGACGTCAACCAGCTCGCCACAGAGATCGTCAAGACGCTGCAGGGCGAGGGCGGAACGGTCAACAGCCTCCTCGCGCACACCGCCTCCCTGACCACGACCCTCGCCGACCGGGACGAGCTGATCGGGTCGGTGATCGACAACCTCAACACCACGCTGCAGACCCTCGACAAGCGCGGCGCCCGGTTCTCCGGGCTGCTCAAACAGCTCCAACGGCTGATCTCCGGACTGTCCGCCGACCGCAAGCCGATCGGCTCCTCGCTGGAGAACATCGGCTCGCTGACCGAGGCGACGTCCGGGCTCCTCGAGGACGCCCGGCCGCCACTGAAGGGCGACATCGCCGAGCTGAGGGACCTCACCAAGACACTGAACGACAACGAGAAGACCGTGGAGGGCGTGCTGAAGCGGCTGCCGAACAAGCTCAACAAGCTGACGGGGACCGCCTCGTACGGTTCCTGGTTCAACTTCTACCTCTGTGACTTCGACGGCCGGATCGTGCTGCCGAGGACACGAGAGGTGATCACTCCGGAGCTGCACGTGGCACGGGCGAGGTGCGGCGGATGAAAATACGTCTCCTCCCCCGCATGACACCCTTCCGTGACCGCAATCCGGTCGTGATCGGCGCGGTCGGCATCACCACGCTCGCGCTGCTGACGGCCGCCGCGTTCAACGCCGACAGCCTGCCGGTGATCGGCAACGGCGACACCTACAGCGCGGCCTTCTCGGAGGCCGGCGGGCTCAAGCCGGGCGACGAGGTGCGCATCGCCGGGGTCAAGGTCGGCAAGGTCGACGAGGTCGACCTCGACGGCAGCCATGTGAAGGTCGTCTTCCGCGTCAAGGGGGACCCCCGGTTCGGCACGAGGACCGGCGCGGCCATCCGGATCAAGACGATCCTGGGCGCCAAGTACCTGGCCCTGCAGCCGAAGGGGTCCGGACAGCTGCGGCCCGGCAGCGAGATCCCGCTGGAGCGCACCACCCCGGCGTACGACGTCGTCCAGGCCTTCAGTGATCTGACGACCACCAGCGAAAAGGTCGACACCGAGCAGCTGGCGAAGGCCCTGGACACCATCTCGACGACCTTCGAGGACTCGCCGGAGGAGGTACGCGCCTCGATCAAGGGCCTGTCCGCAATCTCGAAGACCGTGGCCTCGCGTGACGAGGACCTGCGTGAGCTGCTGAAGCACGCCGACTCGGTCACCAAGGTGCTCGCGGAACGCTCCGGCGAGTTCACCACCCTGGTGAAGGACGGCGATGCCCTGTTCAAGGAGATCTCGCGGCGCCGGGCGGCGATCCACGCGCTGCTCAAGAGCTCGGCCGCGCTGGGCATCCAGCTCTCCGGCCTGGTCGCGGACAACGAGAAGGAGATCGGCCCGGCGCTCGCGGGGCTGAACCAGGTGGTGCGGATGCTGGAGCGCAATCAGGCGAGCCTCGACCGCAGCGTCGCGCTGCTCGCGCCGTACGTGCGGGTCTTCACCAACACCCTCGGCAACGGCCGCTGGTTCGACAGCTACATCCAGAACATGGTCGCCGCTCCGGTGGTCCCCGGACAGGAGGCTCGCGATGAAGGCCCGCATCCGTTTCGACCCGAAGAGCCGTACGGCCCGGCTGACGGCCGCCGCGGTCGCCACGGCGCTGCTGGTCTGCGTCGCGGTCGTGCTGTGGCCGCGCGAGGAACCGGTCCGCGTCACCGCGTACTTCCCGCGCACCGTGGGCATCTACCCGGGCTCCGACGTGCGGGTGCTCGGCGTACGCGTCGGCGAGGTCACCGAGATCGTCCCGGAGGGCGGCCGGGTGCGCGTGGAGCTCGAGTACGAACCCGGGCGCAGAATCCCCGCCGACGCACAGGCCGCCATCATCAACTCCTCGGTGGTCAGCGACCGTTACGTACAGATGCTGCCGGTGTACCGGAGCGGGCCCGTGATGCGCGACGGCGCGGTGATCCCTCAGAGCCGCACGGCCGTGCCGGTGGAGCTGGACCGGGTCTTCGACAGCCTGCACACGACGGCCGAGGCGCTCGGTCCGAAGGGCGCCAACAGGGACGGTTCGCTCGCACGGCTGCTGGGGGTGAGCGCCGCCAACCTCGACGGCCAGGGCGAACAGATGCACCGGACGGTGGAAGACCTTTCCCTCGCGGTCACCACGTTGTCCGACGGCCGGGACGACCTGTTCGGCACCGTGCGCAACCTTCAGGTGTTCACCGCGGCACTCGCCGCCGACGACAAGAGCGTGCGGTCGTTCAACGACTCTCTCGCCGCGGTCGCCGATCAACTCGCCGGCGAGCGCAAGGACCTCGCGGCGGCGCTCAAGCACCTGGGGGTGGCGCTCGGCGACGTCTCGAGGTTCGTGAAGAACAACAAGCAGGCGCTGACCGAGGACGTGGAGGGACTCAGCAAGGTCACCAAGGTGCTGGTCACCCAGCGGGCGGCGCTGGCGGAGCTGCTGGAGGTCGCGCCCACCGGCCTGTCGAACCTCCAGAACGCCTACAACCCCTCGTCCGGCACCCTCGACACCCGCAACAACCCCGACCATCCACAGGACCCGGCGGCGCTGCTGTGCTCGCTGCTGAGGACCACCGGCGACGCAGGGGCAAGAACCCCGACTGCGCGGAGCTGGACAAGCTGTTCGACTCGCTGCCCAAGGTGCCGAACTCCGGCCCCGTGTCGGGCACCGGCCAGGTCGACCGGACGCTCGGCGGAATCCTGGAGGCACGCGCATGAGCGCACCCCGCAGGCACAGGACCGTGGCCCTGGTGACGGCCATGGGCTCCGTGCTGCTCACCGGCTGCGACTGGGGCGGCCTGTACGACGTGAACCTACCTGGCGGCGCGGCTGCCGACGGCAACGCCTACCACGTGACGGCCGACTTCAGGGACGTCCTCGACCTGGTCCCGCAGTCGGCGGTGAAGGTCGACAACGTCACGGTGGGCGCGGTCGAGAAGGTGGAACTGGTCGGCTGGCACGCCCGCGTACGCCTGCGTATCGCGGACGACGTGAAGCTGCCCGGCAACGCCGTCGCCGAGCTGCGGCAGACCAGCATGCTCGGGGAGAAGTACGTGGCCCTGTCCCCGCCGGTGGGTATCGAGGCCAGTGGGCGGCTCATCGACGGCGCGCGCATCCCACTCTCGCGCACCGGGCGCAACCCCGAGATCGAGGAGGTGCTCTCCGCCCTCTCCGCGCTGCTGAACGGCGGTGGTGTGGCGCAGCTCAAGACGATCACCGTGGAGCTGAACAAGGCCCTGGAGGGCCGGGAGAACCGGGTCAAGGAGCTGCTCGGCGAGCTGGACACGTTCATCGGCGGGCTCGACAAGCAGCGCAAGGAGATCGTCCGGGCGCTCAAAGGCATCGACCGGCTGGCGAAGCGGCTGGCCGCCGAGAAGAAGACGATCGCGCAGGCCGTGGACACGGTCCCCGGCGCGCTGAAGGTCCTGGCCGATCAGCGCAGCAACCTGACGGCGATGCTGACCTCGCTCTCGGAACTGGGGAAGACGGGCACCAAGGTGATCAACACCTCCCGCGCGGACACGGTGGCCGACCTCAAGAGCCTGCAACCGATCCTGCAACAGCTGAACAAGGCCGGCAGCGATCTCCCCGACTCGCTGGAGCTCCTGACGACCTATCCGTTCCCCCGGAACGTGACGGGCGCCATCAAGGGCGACTACGTCAACCTCAAGATCACCGCGGACCTGGACCTCGCGAGCGTCTACGGCAACCTCGCGGAGGAGCCACCCGGACCGGGCCCGAAGGACCCCGGGCTGCCGGCGGTTCCCGGCACGCCCGACCTGCCCGAGGTGCCCGGCCTGCCGAAAGCGCCTCTGCCGACCGCGCCTCCGGAGGTTCCCGGCGCACCGACGCCGGGCGCTCCCCCGCCCCCCGGCGGTGACGGACCGCTGTGTCCGCCGGTGTGCACCGGCAGCCAGGTCGCCCACGGGGGCGGCGACGGACGCCGGCTGCCCGCGGGGATCGACCTGGCACTGGCCGAACTGATGCTGAAGGGGATGCAGCCGTGATCACTCGTACGGTCAGGGCCCAGTTGATCGCCTTCGCCGCGGTCACCGCGGTGGGGTGCTCGTACGTCGGCGCCCGCTACACCGGCGTGGTGGACGGCCTGCTGGACCGCCGATACACCGTGCGCGCCGACTTCGCCGACTCCGGCGGCATCTTCCAGGGCGCCGAGGTCACCTACCGGGGCGTTCCGGTGGGCCGGGTCGCGGAGTTGCGGCTCGCCGGCACGGACGGCGTCTCCGTGGCGCTGGACATCGAGGACGGGACCCGGATACCGGCGGACACGCTGGCCGTGGTGGCGAACCGTTCCGCGGTCGGCGAGCAGTACGTCGACCTCCAGCCGCGCCGCTCCGGCGGCCCGTACCTGGACGAGGGCAGCGAGATCCCGCGCGCCGACACCAGGGTCCCGCTGCCCACGACGGCGCTCGTCCTCAGCCTGGACCGGCTGGTCGACTCGGTCGGCAAGGACGACCTGCGGGTCACGGTCGACGAACTCGGCAAGGCGTTCGCCGGCACCGGGCCGCATCTGAGCAGGCTGGTGGACTCCGGGAACCTGCTGGTCGAGTCGGCCTCGAAGAACCTGCCGGAGACGACCTCGCTCATCGAGGACTCGCGGGTGGTGCTGAAGACACAGAGCGACAAGGGGTCGGCGATCACGTCGTTCTCCCGCGACCTGGCCGCGCTGACCGCGGAGCTGAAGGCTCGCGACGGCGATCTGAGGCGGCTGGTCGGCAATACCGCCCCGGCCGCGCAGGAGGTCGACTCGCTGCTGAGGTCCAACGAGACCCATCTGCCGGTGCTGCTCTCCAACCTGATCAGCGGCGGCCAGGTCACCGTGGCGCGCCTGCCCGGTGTGGAGCAGGCGCTGGTGACGTTCCCGGTGATCGTCGCCGGCAGCTACACCGTGATCCCCGGCGACGGCACCACCCACTTCGGCTTGGTCGTGAACGCCGACGACCCGCCGCCGTGCCGCCAGGGTTACGGCACCGACCGGCGCGACCCGGCGGACACCTCGCAGCGGCCCGCCGACCGTGAGGCGCGCTGCACCGAGCCGCGTGGCAGCGGTACGTCCGTGCGCGGCGCCCAGAACGCGCCGGGCCCCTCCGGGCCCGGTGGCGAGCGGCAGGCGGCACACGTCACCCCGTACGACCCGGAGTCCGGCACCCTCGCCGGTCCGGGCGGCACGCTCCTCGAGATCGGCTCGACGGGCGGAGAACAGAGCACGTTCGGAAAGGACTCGTGGCAATGGCTGCTCGTGGGACCGATGGCATGAGCGCGGGCCGTGTTTTCGCGCGCACGGTGATGCCGCTGCGGCGACTCGGCGGCAGGCTCGCCACCGCGGCGGGGCGCGGCAGGGTGACAGCGGTGACGCTGGCCGTGGCGACCGTCGCCGTGACGGCGCTCAGCGGCTGGCTGTGTCTCCAGGTGTACGAGCAGCGGGCGGAGGTCCGCCGGCACCAGGACATCCTGGCCGCCGCCCGCCGGTCCGCGCTGAACTTCACGTCGCTGGACCACCGGCACTACGACCGGGACAGCGCGAACGTGCTAAGGGGCGCGACCGGTGAATTCAAGGAGCAGTTCGCCTCGCAGACCGCCGAGTTGACGAAGTTGGTGGCGGCCAACAAGTCGGTCTCCGAGGGGCAGGTGCTCGAGGCGGGCATAGCGCGGG
Coding sequences within it:
- a CDS encoding MlaD family protein, with the protein product MITRTVRAQLIAFAAVTAVGCSYVGARYTGVVDGLLDRRYTVRADFADSGGIFQGAEVTYRGVPVGRVAELRLAGTDGVSVALDIEDGTRIPADTLAVVANRSAVGEQYVDLQPRRSGGPYLDEGSEIPRADTRVPLPTTALVLSLDRLVDSVGKDDLRVTVDELGKAFAGTGPHLSRLVDSGNLLVESASKNLPETTSLIEDSRVVLKTQSDKGSAITSFSRDLAALTAELKARDGDLRRLVGNTAPAAQEVDSLLRSNETHLPVLLSNLISGGQVTVARLPGVEQALVTFPVIVAGSYTVIPGDGTTHFGLVVNADDPPPCRQGYGTDRRDPADTSQRPADREARCTEPRGSGTSVRGAQNAPGPSGPGGERQAAHVTPYDPESGTLAGPGGTLLEIGSTGGEQSTFGKDSWQWLLVGPMA
- a CDS encoding MlaD family protein; its protein translation is MKASRATATAAPLVKFLLFAAVTILATTLLAATIVNISFTPEHTYRAVFSDVTSLEEGDDIRVAGVRVGEVQDIRIKDRTLAEVTFSVTRDRPLLTSTGAVIRYRSLVGQRYVALTEGAGDGTRLKPGDTIPLARTQPALDLNALLGGFKPLFAALSPKDVNQLATEIVKTLQGEGGTVNSLLAHTASLTTTLADRDELIGSVIDNLNTTLQTLDKRGARFSGLLKQLQRLISGLSADRKPIGSSLENIGSLTEATSGLLEDARPPLKGDIAELRDLTKTLNDNEKTVEGVLKRLPNKLNKLTGTASYGSWFNFYLCDFDGRIVLPRTREVITPELHVARARCGG
- a CDS encoding MCE family protein, yielding MSAPRRHRTVALVTAMGSVLLTGCDWGGLYDVNLPGGAAADGNAYHVTADFRDVLDLVPQSAVKVDNVTVGAVEKVELVGWHARVRLRIADDVKLPGNAVAELRQTSMLGEKYVALSPPVGIEASGRLIDGARIPLSRTGRNPEIEEVLSALSALLNGGGVAQLKTITVELNKALEGRENRVKELLGELDTFIGGLDKQRKEIVRALKGIDRLAKRLAAEKKTIAQAVDTVPGALKVLADQRSNLTAMLTSLSELGKTGTKVINTSRADTVADLKSLQPILQQLNKAGSDLPDSLELLTTYPFPRNVTGAIKGDYVNLKITADLDLASVYGNLAEEPPGPGPKDPGLPAVPGTPDLPEVPGLPKAPLPTAPPEVPGAPTPGAPPPPGGDGPLCPPVCTGSQVAHGGGDGRRLPAGIDLALAELMLKGMQP
- a CDS encoding ABC transporter permease gives rise to the protein MPLMNRLLPPQLEELGRQLVFYGRSLAWTGRTLRRYKKETLRLLAEVSFGRGALAVVGGTVGVIAFLSFFTGTEVGLQGYAALNQLGTSNFVAFLSAYFNTREIAPLVAGLALSATVGAGFTAQLGAMRISEETDALEVMGVPSLPFLVTTRMIAGFVAVIPLYVVGLLSSYFAARTITTGYYGQSAGTYDHYFQQYLPPVDVLWSFGKVIVFAVVIILVHCYYGYYASGGPAGVGVAVGRAVRTSIVAINLLDFFLSLAIWGANTTVRIAG
- a CDS encoding ABC transporter permease, with protein sequence MSLSPVGALRQSGSLFAMGLDVLRTIPKRPFQVREFIQQAWFVASVTILPTALVSIPFGAVIALQIGSLTRQLGAQSFSGAASVLAVLREASPIVTALLIAGAGGTAICADLGARKIREEIDAMQVLGIDPIHRLVVPRVLATMLVAVLLNGLVSVVGVAGGYFFNVVLQNGTPGAYLASFTTLAQLSDLWAAELKALVFGAIAAIVASYKGLTAKGGPKGVGDAVNQSVVITFMLLFVTNFVMTAVYFQIVPQRG